The Funiculus sociatus GB2-C1 genome window below encodes:
- a CDS encoding ATP-binding protein encodes MREQAQKKGLQILVYIAPNITTCIADNHRLEQILVNLLSNAVKFTEAGSVTLKVEKTADTILFSVIDTGIGLSEAQQTILFEAFQQLDSGLNRQYEGTGLGLALCRKLALLHGGEITVKSKLLSVSCFTLHLPIQPLDSSKTTQNSLP; translated from the coding sequence GTGCGCGAACAAGCGCAAAAAAAAGGGTTACAAATATTAGTATATATTGCGCCAAATATTACAACTTGCATAGCTGATAACCACCGCTTGGAACAGATTTTGGTAAACCTGCTGTCTAATGCAGTGAAATTTACAGAAGCTGGTTCAGTAACGCTTAAGGTAGAAAAAACCGCAGACACCATCTTATTTTCAGTGATTGACACTGGTATTGGGCTTAGCGAAGCCCAGCAAACTATCCTCTTTGAAGCGTTCCAGCAGCTAGATAGCGGACTGAATCGCCAATATGAAGGAACTGGTTTAGGTTTGGCTCTATGCCGCAAACTGGCATTACTACACGGTGGCGAAATTACAGTAAAGTCAAAACTCTTAAGCGTCTCCTGCTTTACATTACACCTGCCAATACAGCCCCTAGATTCATCAAAAACCACCCAAAATTCGCTACCGTAA